The sequence below is a genomic window from Terriglobia bacterium.
AGCTTCAGCAGACTGTCTTCCAGATTTTCGCCTGTGCAAACATTATACTGCCACATGTGCCAGGGACACGTTACCACGTTACCCTCCAGCATCCCTTCTCCCAGCGGCCCGCCCTGGTGAAGGCAGGTGTTGTCTGTGGCAAATATTGTTCCGTTCACGTTGAAGACGGCGATCGCCTTACCATTCACCTCAACAGCTTTCGCGATTCCAGGATCCAGCTCGGACAACTTCGCCACGGTCACAAACTCAGCCATAGCTCCCCCCATATTCGAAATCCAGAGAGGTCCTCTCTGTGTGCTTCTGTTGTCGATTTATTCTTGAAAAAATTCTGCGGAAGCTTGCGTCAAAGATACTATGCCCGTCCCTGCCTTAAGGACCGCTCCAGCCGGCCGCTTCCCTTGCACACCGCCATCCTGGGCCAGCGAATTCGGCCCTCATTATACTGCCGGAAACAAAACTTACACCAGCGTGTAAAGGGAATCCGCGTGAACACGAGGGCCGCGTCTGTACCTGTGAGGCTACATCCCCTTGATCGCGTTGCGGACCTGCCGGGCGGCGGCCGACTGCCCAGCCGCTTCAAGCGCGCGAGCTTCAGCCTGATAGGCCTGCCAGTAGTCCGGCACAATCCTGCGCGCGGCATGGAATTCCGCAGCGG
It includes:
- a CDS encoding Rieske 2Fe-2S domain-containing protein; amino-acid sequence: MAEFVTVAKLSELDPGIAKAVEVNGKAIAVFNVNGTIFATDNTCLHQGGPLGEGMLEGNVVTCPWHMWQYNVCTGENLEDSLLKLDTYPVQVEGDDIKVAV